From Tripterygium wilfordii isolate XIE 37 chromosome 13, ASM1340144v1, whole genome shotgun sequence, the proteins below share one genomic window:
- the LOC120012493 gene encoding putative clathrin assembly protein At1g25240, producing the protein MLIVISPPLRKRKLEEMKLWQRATGALKDRNSILVSSLARRTSASNPDLEKAIIKATSHDDGGIDYRNVNRVFAWVQASPITLKPLIYAISMRMDKTHSWFVALKGLMLMHGVFSCKTPAVQRIGRLPFDLSNFQDCHSNPNKIWGFEAFVRAYYAFLDQRSVVFYDKTWKPLMQELERLQKWQSLIDLLMKIKPQWRNMRVILILQAMDCVMIELCETYRRICNGIARVLLNIYSANKTEAALALKVLQKATTQGKQLSVYFKLCRQFGVVNATNSPKVKPIPKEDIVELERIINGVSEKERIGMEAEDDYSKAIMVRRDKELTTSDGLETIITDKWEVFDEDFKVNEGLMTGFYERKITNNPFETSPNNNNLLPLVPINVVNAPACKQELPDLISF; encoded by the coding sequence ATGCTAATAGTAATAAGTCCCCctttaaggaaaagaaaattggaGGAAATGAAGTTGTGGCAGAGAGCCACCGGGGCTCTCAAGGACAGAAACAGCATTTTGGTGTCATCTCTTGCCCGGCGGACCTCCGCCAGTAATCCTGATCTTGAGAAGGCCATCATCAAGGCAACCAGCCATGACGACGGCGGCATTGATTATAGGAATGTCAACCGAGTATTCGCCTGGGTTCAAGCCTCCCCCATCACCCTCAAGCCTCTTATATACGCTATCTCGATGCGAATGGACAAGACTCATAGCTGGTTTGTAGCTCTCAAGGGGTTAATGTTGATGCATGGCGTCTTCTCCTGCAAGACACCAGCGGTACAGAGGATCGGACGCCTCCCATTCGATCTATCGAATTTTCAGGACTGTCATTCTAATCCTAACAAAATATGGGGGTTCGAGGCATTCGTTCGAGCATATTATGCTTTTCTCGATCAGCGATCCGTTGTGTTCTACGACAAAACGTGGAAACCCCTGATGCAGGAGCTCGAGAGGTTGCAGAAATGGCAATCATTGATCGATTTGCTGATGAAAATCAAGCCACAGTGGAGGAACATGAGGGTGATTCTAATTCTCCAAGCTATGGATTGCGTGATGATCGAATTATGCGAAACATATAGAAGAATATGCAATGGAATTGCAAGAGTTCTATTGAATATATATTCAGCTAATAAAACTGAAGCTGCTCTGGCTCTTAAGGTTCTGCAGAAAGCAACAACACAGGGTAAACAACTCTCTGTTTATTTCAAGCTCTGTCGACAATTTGGCGTTGTTAATGCGACAAACTCTCCGAAAGTGAAGCCAATCCCAAAAGAAGACATAGTGGAGCTTGAGAGAATAATCAACGGAGTATCAGAGAAGGAAAGAATTGGCATGGAAGCAGAGGATGATTATAGTAAAGCCATAATGGTGAGACGAGACAAGGAATTAACAACAAGTGATGGCCTGGAAACAATAATAACTGACAAATGGGAGGTTTTTGATGAGGATTTCAAGGTAAATGAAGGATTGATGACTGGGTTTTATGAGAGAAAGATCACAAACAACCCTTTTGAAACCTCTCCTAATAACAATAATCTACTACCTCTTGTTCCCATTAATGTTGTTAATGCTCCTGCTTGTAAACAAGAACTTCCAGATTTAATTAGCttctaa